Genomic window (Pirellulales bacterium):
CCCATGACGTCGGCATTGTGCATCGCGATATCAAGCCTGCAAATCTGCTGGTCGATGCGCGCGGCAACGTCTGGGTGACGGACTTCGGCCTGGCTCAATTCCATGCGCAAGACAAGCTGACCGCCGCGGGTGATCTCGTGGGCACCCTGCGGTACATGAGTCCGGAACAATCGCTGGGCGATGCCAACCTGATGGACCACCGGATGGACGTCTATGCGTTGGGCGCGACCTTGTATGAACTACTCACCTTGCAGCCGATCTTCGCAAGCAAGAACAAAGAGGCGCTCCTGCGCCAGGTCGCCTACGGCGAGGCGCGCGCTCCGCGACTGATCAATCCAGCGATACCGGTGGATCTGGAAACGATCGTGTTGAAGGCCATCGCCAAGGCGCCGCAGGATCGTTATGCCTCGGCACAGGCCCTGGCGGACGACCTGCAGCGATTTCTTGAAGACAAGCCGATTTTGGCCCGGCGCCCGACAGTTTCGGAGCGCGTTCGAAAAATGGCTCGACGCCACCCCGGGGTGGTCGTCAGCGGGTTCGCCATGTTGTGCCTGCTCTCGGTTGGTCTGTTCGTTCACAATCGCATCATCGCTCGCGAGCAAACGCGGACCTCGGACGCTCTGGTGCGCGAGGTGGCCCGCACGACAGAGTCGGCTCAACGCTTTGCACAAGCGCGAAAGGCGATCGACACGCTGATACGAGTCAGCGATGTAGAGCTGGCCGATCATCCCATGTTGAATGCGACGCGGCAGCGTATCTTGCTCACGGCGGTCGGTTACTACCGCGATTTTATCGCCCAGGAACAAGCGGACTCGGCGAATCGGGCTGAGTTAACCGCAGCACAAGAGAACGTCGAACGCATGTTGCGCGAACTGGCAACCTTGCAGGACGAGCAATGCATCACGTTGCTCGTTCACGATGAAGTCTTGGACGACTTGAATCTCGCAGCCGACGATCGTCAGCGTGTGGTCGCTTTCGCCCGGCACTCTATTCAGGAACAATCTGCCATGTGGGACGAATTCCGAAGACTGGACGCGGCTGCGAGAAAGAGCCGTGCTTTGGCGACGGCCGAGAAACACGAACAGGCGATCGAAGAGTTATTGACTCCGGCCCAGCGTCAGCGGCTACGGCAAATTGCGCTGCAATCGATGGGCATTTTCGCCTTTCACGAAGCTGATGTAGTCACGGCGCTCGAACTGTCCGATGTCCAGCGTGCGGCAATTCGCGACATCGAATTCCGCGGGATCGAACGGCTGCATCGTGCGCAACGTGCGGCCGACTTCCCCCCCGATTTCGACAACAAGGCTCGCCTGGCCTTTAACCGGCAGACGGTTCAGCAAGTCCTCGAAATTCTCTCTCCGCAGCAACAAGGCAAGTGGAAGGAGCTGACGGGCAAGCCGTTCGCGGGCGAGATCACCTTGGGGCCACCGGGACCCCTGGGCGCGCCTGTGCCACCGCCACACGAAATACACGAAGAGAGTTGGGATCCGCACCAACGCTCGACGAACGAGTGATGCGATTTGATTTAGTGCGATGTACCCATGATTTCGCCCGTTTCCCCTCGCTGTCGAGAGCCACTATGCCTGCCGAGGTCTCACCATATTCCGGAACCGCGCCGCTGCGCTTGGATATCGCGCATTCAACGATTTCTCCAGCGCTTCGGAGCGCGTCGGCGGGCGGGCGTTGCGCTTTTGAAATCAAAATGGCGCTCGACCCGCACACGGCCCATGATCTGGAGAATTACTTTGCCTCGATTATGCAGTACGACCCGTATGCCGCCCAAGCAGCGGACCGGGCTTATCGGGTGACGACCCTGTACACAGATACTGATCAATTCGATGTGCTTCATCGTACCGCCTCGCGCAAGCGCAGAAAATTTCGGCTCAGGCGCTATGGTCGTGAGGCGTGCGTGTATCTCGAACGCAAGTCAAGGCATCAAAGCCGCGTTCGAAAGAAGCGCACCGTGGTGGGGGCCGAACAAACGATTGAGTTGGCTCAGGAAGCAACGATCCCAACCTGGGCCGGACGCTGGTTTCATCAGTCGATTCGCCGGCAGGGATTAAGGCCCGTCTGTGTGATCGGCTACCGCCGCAGCGCCTTGATCGGGGCATCCGAGTTTGGGCCAATTCGCGTGACGTTCGATCGCGACCTGACGGCCATGCGGACCGACAGTTGGTCAATCTGCGGTCACGAGACAGTTTCTGGATCGCCGTTTTCTACACGCACGATCTGTGAATTCAAATTCCCTGGCGCGCTTCCTTGTTTGTTCAAGGACGTGCTCGATCGATTCCGGTTCGTGCCGGGGCGATTTTCCAAGTATCGCAGCGCGGCCCAGGTTCTTGGCCTTGCGACAAGTACGGTGGGAGGCGAACAACATGCCTGAATGGTTGGCGACGACAACCGGCGCGGGGATTCCCGATGACGTAACCGGACTTGCGATGCGACTGGCAATGTCGTTTGCATTCGGAGGGGCTGTGGCCCTGATCTATCTGGCGTCGCACGGTCGCGAGCGATCGCATCCGGCTCCGCTAGCCACGACGTTGGTTCTGCTGTCGATGTTGATCGCAATGGTATCGATCGTCATCGGAAATAGTGTGGCCAGGGCATTTAGCCTGGTTGGCGCGCTGTCGATCGTGCGCTTCCGGACAGTCGTCGACGATACTCGCGATACGGCCTTTGTGATTTTCGCTGTGATCGTGGGGATGGCTGCCGGCGCGGGGCTGTTCCTTGTGGCGCTTGTCGGTGTTCCCATTACGGGGTTAGTCGCGATCGCCATGAGCCATTGGACAGCCGTTAGTGCAGCCGCCAGGCCTAGCAGGCATCATCTATCCGTTCGACTCGCACTTGGCCGCGATCGATTGGCCGTCGAACGCGTCATGTCGGAATACTTGCAATCGTTTGTCCTCACAGAGAGTTCGACAGCGCGCCAAGGTGAAGCCATCGACTGCTGTTACGAGACAAAGCTCCAGGCTGAATCGGACATGGCGCTGCTCGTGATTGCCTTGAATCGCGTCGAAGGTGTGATGAACGTGGAAATGCGCCGGATATGATCTCGCGATCCACGCCATTGGACATCGTAGCGAGGATTGGGATTGCCTGTGACGAGTAACGAGGGGTTGGTCATTTGAGGAGAGTGCTATGCGAATGAACATGCGGAAACAATGCGCGTTCGGCGCGCTGATAACGACCCTTCTGCTCGGAAGTATGGGAGGGAATGCTTGTGCCCAACCTGGGCCGGGCTTTGGTCCTCCTCCCGGTGGCGGATTTGGCCCTGGAGGTCCGCCGCCTGGTATGGGACCTCCCAATCAACTGGGCGTCCTTCTCGCGTCCGCTGAGGTGCAACAGGAACTTCAGCTTACCTCCGCTCAAAAAAAGCAGGTCGAGAAAGTACTTGCTGACCAAACAAAGGAAATGCAAGCCGGCTTTCAACGGTTCAATCCAGCGGAAATGCGCGATCTGGATCCTGCCGACCGCGAAAAACGCTTCGAGCAAATGCAAGAACGAATGACAAAGGCAGCGGAGGCCACGCGGAGCAAGATCGATAAATTGCTGCAGCCAGCACAGGCCAAACGCTTGGATCAATTGCTGCGCCAGCGCGAAAGCTTCGCAGCACTGCTACGGCCCGAGGCCGCGAAGGAACTGGGACTTTCGCAGGAGCAGCAGCAGAAACTTCAAGACCTGCAGGACGATCGTCCCCCGTTCTTGCTCTCGGACGAGGATCGGAAGCAACAGGAGTCCTCCGCGATGGCGGTGCTCTCCGAACAGCAGCGACCCGAATGGACCAGGCTCATGGGGGCCGAATTCAAGTTTCCGGAGTCGGTATTGCGTCCTTCGTTCCCTGGCGGGCCAGGGGGGCCGGGCGGGCCGATGCAACGAGAACGGCAATTGATCAAGCAGTTCGACAAGAATGGTGACGGTAAGCTGAACCGCAAGGAGCGCGACGCCGCCCGTGAATGGATGAAGAAACATCCGACCGGCCGCAGCCCAGGCCCCGGCCTTGGGCCGCCCCCCGGCGGGCCGGCGGGGAATGACGGGGGCGCGAGACCAGGAGCGCGCCCGGCGCCAGAGCCCGGTAAACACGTCTCACCCGGCGATGTTGCCAACGTCGATGCACCGTTGTACTCGCTGACGTCTCCGCTGCGAACCTTATTCCTTGACTTTGCCGATGCGGATTGGGAAGCCGAGATGGCTGACTTCTACAAGACGGATGTAGAAGTGCCCGCGACGCTCACGGTCGACGGTCGTGTCTACGAAAACATCGGTGTCCATTTTCGCGGACTGTCGTCATTCTTTGCAGTGCCGGAGGGCCGCAAGCGTTCCCTAAACGTCTCGCTCGATTTTGGCGATTCCAAGCAGCGGCTCTATGGCTACAAAACTCTGAATCTGCTGAACTGCCACGAAGATCCTTCCTGCATGCACACGGTGCTGTACTTCTACATCGCGCAACACTACATGCCGGCGCCCAAGGCGAACTACGTGAATGTCGTGATCAACGGCGAAAACTGGGGGCTGTACGCGAATGTGGAGCAGTTCGATAAGACGTTCGTCGAGGAGAATTTTGCAGGCAAACCGGGAACTCGCTGGAAGGTACCTGGTTCACCCGGCGGACGTGGAGGACTTGCGTATCTCGGCGAAGACGTTGCCGCTTATAAAGGTATCTATCAAATCAAGTCTGACGACAAGGACGATGCTTGGCAGGCATTGATCCGCCTCTGCAAGACCCTCTGCGAGACGCCGCTGGAATATCTGGAAGCAGAGCTTGCGCCGCAGCTCGATATCGACGAGGCCCTGTGGTTTCTAGCACTGGAAAATGTTCTCATCAATTCAGACGGTTATTGGATTCGCGCCAGCGACTATTCTCTGTACTTGGACAAGGGAGGACTGTTTCATGTCCTGCCGCACGACGCGAATGAGACGTTTCAGCCCGGAATGGGTCCTGGCTTCGGCCGACGCAATGCAAATGCCCGTCGCGCGGACCCCTTGGAATTGGATCCGCTGGTAGGACTGAAAGACCGGTCAAAACCATTGCGCAGCAGGCTGCTGGCCGTCCCTAGTCTGCAACAGAGATACCTGCAACACGTGCGCGCCATTGCCGAAGATTTTCTCGATTGGGACGAGCTGCGGCCGGTTGTGGAATCGCTTGCAGCTTCCATCCGTCCCTCGATCGCCGAAGGGACGCGCCAGCTCTACTCGTTGCAAGAATTCGACTTCGCGGTGTCCTCGGAGAATATTCCGCCCCCGAGCGATGGCCGCCACTCGACGGTTTCTTTGCGCAACTTCATCCAAAAGCGCCACGACTATCTGATGAATCTGCCCGCCGTCGTTGCGCTGGACACCGCGAATGTGCGATAAAGAGCCGATCGAGGTCGTGTCTGGGTTCAGTCGCGAGCTCAACCACGATGCTGTCTGGATTTGAACCAGAGTGTGATGTGGCCTTGGTCGTTTATGGTCCATTTCTGGAGGTAGGCCCAGGCATCCAGCTTGGGAGGTGCATCCGGGAATCACGCAATTGGTCGGGTTCCGTATGCGCGCTTTCTTTGTTGGCTTGGCTCGTTAAACGATGTGCTGCGCTATCCTTCAGCGCCGACTCCGCTGCGCGATAAAGCGATGCAGTCCCTGCTTGCGGGTAAAGGCCGCCGCCCAGGATCAGTACCGAAAGCGTTATCGCGGCGCACCGCTCGGGTGTGGTGATCGCCAGCGATAGCGTTGAAAGGTGTCGACCGCCGCTGAAGAGGAGGAAATAAGCTCGCATGATTGCGATGCCATTTATCGCCGCGGTCAGCACAATCGCGGTTGCGGTCGCGGGGCTGGCTCCCATCGCGCCCTCGACGAGCAACTCCATTCCTACAAACCCCAACGTACCGGGAAACCCTACACAGCCTAAGCCCGTCACCAGGAAGCACACGGCCAGGGCCGGTGAATGGTCGTAGAGTCCTGAAAACCGGCTGAGCGACAGCCGCCCGAAGCGGGCTTCGAGCGCCCTGATCGTCAATCCCAATCCGCTCAGCGAGAGAGCTGCCGAAAGCCATAGGAACAACGACCCTGTTAAGCTCAGCGAGGTATGCAGTTCCATTCCCACCAGCACCAGCGATGCATTGCTGAGGAAGAGGAACACGAAAAAGCGCCGCGCCTGCTGTTGCACGGCAGCCATGCCAGCGCCGTAAGATGCCGTGACCAACGAGAAGACGGAAATCGCTGTCAGAATCCAACTTGGCGCTACCGGTAGTACCAGCCGGATGGCGATGTACATTCCCGTGAGCGGCGCCGTGAAGAGAAGAGCGGTACCGAACGAGGCATGCTCGAACAGTTCCGTGACCCACACGTGAACCGGTACGGTGCCGCTGCGGATCAAAACCGCGACGAATATGAGTAGCGAAGCCAGTGTTGCCGATTTGACGGGCAGCGCTGGGTCAAGGCACGCCCATCCGCCGACGAGGCAAACTGCGAAAAGTCCCATGTGTATGGCATACACGCGGGTCGATTTGCCGCGGCGGACGAGTTCCAGCCAGGTCAACCCCACGCCCACTAACAGAAGGCCGATCAGCACCCACGGGCTCTTGCACGCGAAGGTTGCCAGTCGCACCGCTTCGAGGCGAAGCATCCAGGCAAACGAATCGAAGGCGAATTTCGTGCGGACTGTGGTAAGAACAGTCAGCAAGTGCAAGAGGGCCACGAGTGGCAGGAGCGGGGCACTCAATGCGTCCAGTTCCAGAATGCGTGCATTGAACAGCCGAGGCAGGATGTCCCACTCGCTCGCGCCTGTCGGTGATCGGCCCGTAGCTTGACCGACGAAGACGAATAGCGTGCAGCCCAGTGTGATCGCAGCGAACGCTAGACACCAGCGCAACGCGATGACCGGATTCCGAATGCCGGCTACCCACAACGAGCCCAGTAAGGGAATGCCGATAGACAGTTCCAGCCACGGAACCTCGAAAACGTTCATGGCAAGGACCTCGTCCCATCAGCAGCGGGTGGGACCACGGCCGAGGGCGTAGGCACTGCCGACGGTTGTCGACCCGCTAGGAAGTCGCACCACCGCCGCTCGATCCTGTCGAAGCAACCGAACAGCTTGACGAAAGGTGCTACCAGGAACGTCGTCAAAATCGAGTCGAGATAGCCTCGCTCAAGCGCGAATACGTAGACCCAGGCGCGACAACGAACTGGAATCAGTCGTAGGAAGCCGGCATTGGGTCGCCGTAACGGGCCGCCGATCGCGCCTTCCAAGCGGCGATAATCCTGCAGCAGCATCGGCGCACGGACGAATTGCAACGTCCGAACGCACGCATGTCCAAGGAGGTGCGCGAGCGCCACATACCACAAGACGGGAATCCAGGCGCCCAGACCGATTTCGGCCACGATCAGACCGACTTGTGTCAGTGAGGCGAAGGAAAGGACGCTCTTGATATCCGTTTGGACGCTCCCGACTACATGCGCGTACGTCGCGGTCACCAACCCCAGGGTGATTACCAACAGCGCGAGCAGATGCGACGCGACGAGCAGCGGATTCATGCGCAACAGAAGAAACGCGCCGAGATGGACGGAGAGCGCCCCGTAGAAGACGGCACTCGACGGCGTTGGCCCTTCCATCGCTCGCGGGAGCCAACCGGAAAATGGCACCAACGCTGACTTCCCCGCCGCAGCTACGACGAGCAGCAAACCGATGACAAGTGCCTGGACCGGCGTCGCCGAGATCGTGCCTTGTGGCCACGGATGCGCGGGATCCGTGGCCAAGAGCCGTCCAAAATCGCCTTCTCCCAGCATGTGATGCATCAGGATCGCGGCAAGCAATAACGCGGCGTCCGACACGCGATAAATGATCCAGATGTGGAGGCCGCTACGAACCGGAGCCGGCCGTTCCTGGAGGAAAGCGACAAGCAGCGCACTTGATAACCCGACTAATTCCCAGCCGACAAACAGGGTCTCGATGGTACCTGCCAGGCAGGTCAGCACCATGCCGACGATGAAAATTGCGAACAACGTGAAGAAGCGGTTATAGCCCCGCTCTCGATGCATGTAACGCGTGGCAAATGACACGATGATGCCGCACAGCAGGAACGTCAGGATCACGAGGGGGACCGAGAGCCGGTCGAACACAAACTTCACGAAGAAGTGGTAGTGTGGCAGGCGAATCCACGCGGCAGACAGCACTGTGACGTGGCGAGTTCCCCCGATGAGCATCACCATGAGTACGCCGATCGACGCAAGCAATCCGACCAGCATAGTCAGGCGAGCCAGGCGGTTAATGTTGCGTTCGCTAAGCGGCCAATCGATGAGAGAGCCGCCTCCGAGCGTGGCGAGCAGCAGGACCGGCGAGAGCAACACGCTCAGCCCTAACACGGTGGCAATTTCCATTATCGGCCTTCCATGCGTTTTCGAGATTACTTCCCGACTTCCGCGAACTCCAGGTGGTCGCGCCAACCGCGATACCAGTCCGCGGATGACGCGGCGACCGGCAAATGGTCGGCCACCGATCGGAACGGAAAAAACTTGCGGTATTCAAACAGCTCAATGCGCGATGAGTGCGGATCAAGCACCGCCAGCCGTACCCAGCGATTCCGCACCAACCGATCAAGGGCCGTGTCGTGGGACATGAGATGGAGCATCGCCTGGGGTGTCGTCTCGACCACGATCAACAGGCGCATGGGTTCGTGCATTTCGACCATCTGCCAGGGAAGTCCCGTCCTCAGATCGCTGGCGGCTCCGTCCATCACACCGACAAGGGATGTGATGTTGTGGGGAAGTTTCGTGCCGCAGCCCCAGCCCATCGAGTCCACGCGCGAGAAGTAGTACTGAAGGTTTATGCCCGCGCACACCGGCAGGGCGGCGGCCAGGAGACGTGCCAGAATTGTCGACTCCGGATCATCACGCGTCGGGTCGTAGGAGACGAGAAATGCGCGGCGATCGAGGAACAAGCCACGGGTCCGCTGCCGCCGGCCGATCACGCAGACGGCGTTGGTTGCATGGCCCAATTCTGGTCGAACCTGGGCAAGGTCTTCGGCCCGATTCTCGACATGTTCTTTGGCGTCGGCGAAAGTGAGCGTCAGCGGTGCGGACTCGAATCTCCGGCAGCGCTCGTGCGCGTTTCCGCCGAGCGCCTGTTCCATCGCGGCCAGGGCATAATCCAACTCGGCGCGATGGCTGCCGGGCATAAGATCCTGATCGAAGACCGCCAGCGATTCATCGCAGGTATTGTGGAGAGCGCCCAGAAACCAAGTGTCGTCCGGAATGACCAATCCGTGCCGTGCTAAGCCGGCGCGAACTCGAGAGTCGTTCAAAATCTGTGCGATTGCTCGGGCGTTCGCTCCGCCAGCGTAGCCGCCGCAGGCGCCGCAGTCGTAGGCGGACGCGTGCGGGTTGTTCATGCTCCGCGACCCATGCCCAATCACAAATACGAGCCGCGCATAGTTCTGCAGCAGCCCGATACCTTGCAGCAACTGCTTCGCCATGTCGGTCATCTCGTCCGCAGTGAAGCCGACCTGCTCAGACGGTAATCCCGAGCCGGACGCGCCGCGCTCTACACCGAGGCGGGTACACGGCGGGCGGACAAAGTGGGCCAACCGCGTACGGATACCGGCTGCAATTCGCGGTGAAAGCGTGCGGGCAATCAACGGGATCGTAGCCAGCACTCCCAGCGCAGCCGTCAGGAACGCTCCCGAGAAAAGTCCCCGGGTGCCAAAATGAATTTTGTGAAGGACTGTTCCCAGCATCCACCGGACCTTCCGTCGCCGGCGGGTTTCTTGCGTCGCCTCTTCGGGGTGCTCCTCGACATAGTGCTCGGGCCGCATGAAGATGGGACAATGTGGCGCGAAGTGAGCGTCGGCACTGCCGCGATAATACATCGCCACGCCGAAGAAGCCTGCGGCGCCGAACGTTTCACAATCCCGGGCCGTCTCCTCAAGGTGCCGGCGGAAGGACTCTTCGCGTTCGTCCAGGCATGTTATTACTTGGAATCGCGGCGGGGTTGGTGCTGGTCGCGGTGTGTGAAGCGAGAGTGCATCCAGGGCTTGTTCGTGGAATCGCTTTTCGTAGGCCGCGTGAAACATGCGACGCCGCTGAAAACTGTCGAATGCATCAATCTCGCGAACCAAATCTGTCCACTCCGCGGCGGTCCGCCGACGGAGTCTGTCCGGCGGCCAACCGAGAACTTGTGCCAACTGGAAGACATTGAACGCCCACTGTTCCTCGCTAGACCTGGTCGAGTGCGGAAGGCGCTCTAGGATTTCGCTCTGAAGTGACGCTAGGGGGCCGGTGTAGCCGAGCACTTTTTTCGAAAACTCGGATAGTGCGAAGCGCTCCAGCAATAGACGCACGGCGAGGAATTCCGTGAGCGTGCCCGCGGGGATCGGGTACGGAACATGGTCGCCGCGAGCCTCGATCTGCTGAATGATGCCGGTCCAACCTCGGAGCGATAGTGCCGTTTCCTTGAGGAATGCGTTCCAGTCGGTTTGCGGAACGCCAAGTGCTGCAAGCGACTCGAGAATCGAGTCTACGGCGCTCGTATTCGCGTCCTGCAGTCGAGCAACTTCGCGGCCAAGCTGCCGCAGCCACGACTCTGGCGAGGCCTGCTTCCGGTAGAGCGATGCGAACGCTTGGAAAAACCCCTTGTCGCGGTCCGGAAGCACCCAATGAGCAATTCCTTGGTCTACGAACGCGGCGGAGAACCGGATCAGGATAGGATTAACTTGCAAGTCGATGTCGGTGTCGGCGATTCGTAGGAGAAGATCACGGTGGCGAGTTGGAAGCGGCCGATTGTCATTGATTTCAGGCACCGATCGAACGCCGTCGCGGCAGACGCGCCACAGTGCTTCGAGCGTCACGGCTTCCCAGGTCTCTGCGTTCCAGCTTTCGATTTTCGACTCGCCGAATTTCTCGAAAAGCTCGTTCACCCAATCCGGTTGGCAGCACTCGCCGTTTGCTCCGTTTGCTCCGTTGCGACCGCGAAGATCGCGCATCACCCACCGCCGAGTCTCGGCGATCAGTTTTTGTTTGGCCGCGACGGGCGTGACGGCACTGACGCGCCGGAGGGCGTCGGTCATGGCAACGAACCACAGGAGCTCTTCTGCGGGCCCGGTCCGGAGCGGATATTGAAGCATCGCCAGCCGCAGGTCGATCCGGCTGACTAATCGGGCGACGCCATCGACAGCCTTCATTCCGAGATCTTCCTCGAGCACTTCCCACACGTCGTCGGCGCGGATACGCCCCGCGGTGAGCGCATCGCGGTAATTGCCTTCCGGAAGATAGGTCTCGCAGCCGAACGTCTCGGCGCTGTGTTCGAGTGCCTTATCGAATGGCAAATCCTCGAAGGCTTGTAACGTGTTTTGGGTCACGAATACCGTGATCGGGCCTTGCGTGGGGAGCAAACGCGCGGCGTCCTCGATTGCCTCTCGAAGCGCTTGGTAACGGCCTTCCGTGGCGGCGGAGCTGCTCATCGCTTCGCCCTTCGTCGAGCCCTTGGCGCGGAAGCGGCCGGCCGGTCTAGCAGCTTTCGGGCTTCGACCTGTTCCGTCCGCAATAACTTGAGCGTGTCGGTTGCCTGCGCTAGGAAATACTCCCGCAAGGCCGTTAGTATCTTCCCGAACGCCGGGTCGCGCAGCCGGTAGAAGATTTGATTGCCCGCCTTACGAGTCTGGACGATGTGCTTGTTGCGGAGAATCGAGAGATGCTGCGAGGCATTGGCTTGCTCGATCTCGATCTTCTCGCACAGTTGGCCGACAGATAATTCGCCTTGTTGGAGATATTCGACAATGGCAACGCGAGTCGGATGTGCCAAGGCTTGAAAGACGTCGGCTTTGAATCGCCGCATTGACTCGAGCACGATCCACCTGCAAGGCCTGCATAACTACATCAGAATATTCGCTTATTTGAATATATCAGAAGTGGATACGCAAGAGCATTTGGCTGTGCCAAAATCGAACCGACGGTGACCCGCCGACACGTCAATGCGGGGGGTAATGCCTACCTCAAACGTTTAGGCATCGGTCGAAAGGGACCGGTTTGTGCATCGCCATTTTTCGAGCGTGGCGACCGATCCTGGAGAAATCAGAGATTGATTTACCCCGAGCCATCGAGGCTCACGATTTAGTCGCCGCAGTCGAAGCGATTGGCGATTTGAAGTCGGCCGGCTTAACGGCCAGCATCGAGCAGGGCACATGAGTCACCAATCGCTCCGCCGTATTACCGATGGTCAATCCCGGAAGCCCGCCGCGAGCGATTGTCCCCATCATCAGCAAGTCAATTTGATGATGTTCGATAAACTCGACGATAGCCGTGTCAGGAACGCTCTCCCCCCCGACGATTTGCAAATCCACCGTGGCTGTTGACGGTCCGTCGACCACGCGGGCCAACTGCTCGGTCAGTCGCTCGTGTGCTTCCGCCTTGACGTGCGCGTGGTAAGCCTCGGTATTGGTATGCAGCAAACCGACGCTGTACCGCCGGTCGAGCAAATAGTCGACCGAGTGCAGTACGGATACTTTGGCACCGCTGAGTTCTCCGATCGCCAGGCCCAGTTTCACCGTGATATCCGACACCGGGCTGAAGTCGCTGGTGATCAAGATTTTGTGGGGAATCGGCTTCGACTCGGGGCGAGTCACCCAAACTGGGCACGGGCAGTTATGCAGCAGTCGCGTGGCGGTGCTACCGAACAACAGGCGTCGCAGGCCGCGCACATTGCGCGTGCCGACAATGACAACGTCATGCCCGCTCTGCTCGACTTCGCGAATGATCTCGACCCAAGCCTCACCGCTCACAAGCTTGGCGTTGGCGATCAAACCTCGCTTCGTGGCGGAATCGACAAGACGATCGAGCGCCTGCTGTCCCGATCGGTGAAGCTGGCTCGTCAAGCAAGAGTCGTCTGCTTTTGGTGAAGGAAGCGTATCTTCGGCATCGTTCAAGACGGCGAAGAAGGTAACGCTGGCGGTTGTCTTTTCGGCCAGCCAGAGCGCGTGCTTGATCGCCTCTTCGACCGGCAGGGAGAAACGGCTCGCATCATGCCCGTCTTCCTGCAATAGGTCGATGCCAACCAGGACGCTATTGAAAACGGACATGATGGTCTCCG
Coding sequences:
- a CDS encoding DUF4956 domain-containing protein, with translation MPEWLATTTGAGIPDDVTGLAMRLAMSFAFGGAVALIYLASHGRERSHPAPLATTLVLLSMLIAMVSIVIGNSVARAFSLVGALSIVRFRTVVDDTRDTAFVIFAVIVGMAAGAGLFLVALVGVPITGLVAIAMSHWTAVSAAARPSRHHLSVRLALGRDRLAVERVMSEYLQSFVLTESSTARQGEAIDCCYETKLQAESDMALLVIALNRVEGVMNVEMRRI
- a CDS encoding CotH kinase family protein — protein: MGPPNQLGVLLASAEVQQELQLTSAQKKQVEKVLADQTKEMQAGFQRFNPAEMRDLDPADREKRFEQMQERMTKAAEATRSKIDKLLQPAQAKRLDQLLRQRESFAALLRPEAAKELGLSQEQQQKLQDLQDDRPPFLLSDEDRKQQESSAMAVLSEQQRPEWTRLMGAEFKFPESVLRPSFPGGPGGPGGPMQRERQLIKQFDKNGDGKLNRKERDAAREWMKKHPTGRSPGPGLGPPPGGPAGNDGGARPGARPAPEPGKHVSPGDVANVDAPLYSLTSPLRTLFLDFADADWEAEMADFYKTDVEVPATLTVDGRVYENIGVHFRGLSSFFAVPEGRKRSLNVSLDFGDSKQRLYGYKTLNLLNCHEDPSCMHTVLYFYIAQHYMPAPKANYVNVVINGENWGLYANVEQFDKTFVEENFAGKPGTRWKVPGSPGGRGGLAYLGEDVAAYKGIYQIKSDDKDDAWQALIRLCKTLCETPLEYLEAELAPQLDIDEALWFLALENVLINSDGYWIRASDYSLYLDKGGLFHVLPHDANETFQPGMGPGFGRRNANARRADPLELDPLVGLKDRSKPLRSRLLAVPSLQQRYLQHVRAIAEDFLDWDELRPVVESLAASIRPSIAEGTRQLYSLQEFDFAVSSENIPPPSDGRHSTVSLRNFIQKRHDYLMNLPAVVALDTANVR
- a CDS encoding protein kinase is translated as MIPINDVRKGNAPTFDEDDDTNNDRVLPIAQEFLRRLENGEQPQIEDYVTKYPDLARPLRTCLEGVRLLSRAAVSDRSGSRAAVETPLELLRHSLGDFRIVRELGRGGMAIVYEADQLSLGRWVALKVLPFTATLQPKQLQRFLNEAQAAARLHHPNIVPVFAVGSDRGVHYYAMQLIDGISLAELLSRLRKKAGTPRDDSVTGADPSNQSGDDSQNPASLRNAETVARMTTELSTLQSRGANQFFATCAQWMRYAAEGLAYAHDVGIVHRDIKPANLLVDARGNVWVTDFGLAQFHAQDKLTAAGDLVGTLRYMSPEQSLGDANLMDHRMDVYALGATLYELLTLQPIFASKNKEALLRQVAYGEARAPRLINPAIPVDLETIVLKAIAKAPQDRYASAQALADDLQRFLEDKPILARRPTVSERVRKMARRHPGVVVSGFAMLCLLSVGLFVHNRIIAREQTRTSDALVREVARTTESAQRFAQARKAIDTLIRVSDVELADHPMLNATRQRILLTAVGYYRDFIAQEQADSANRAELTAAQENVERMLRELATLQDEQCITLLVHDEVLDDLNLAADDRQRVVAFARHSIQEQSAMWDEFRRLDAAARKSRALATAEKHEQAIEELLTPAQRQRLRQIALQSMGIFAFHEADVVTALELSDVQRAAIRDIEFRGIERLHRAQRAADFPPDFDNKARLAFNRQTVQQVLEILSPQQQGKWKELTGKPFAGEITLGPPGPLGAPVPPPHEIHEESWDPHQRSTNE
- a CDS encoding proton-conducting transporter membrane subunit codes for the protein MNVFEVPWLELSIGIPLLGSLWVAGIRNPVIALRWCLAFAAITLGCTLFVFVGQATGRSPTGASEWDILPRLFNARILELDALSAPLLPLVALLHLLTVLTTVRTKFAFDSFAWMLRLEAVRLATFACKSPWVLIGLLLVGVGLTWLELVRRGKSTRVYAIHMGLFAVCLVGGWACLDPALPVKSATLASLLIFVAVLIRSGTVPVHVWVTELFEHASFGTALLFTAPLTGMYIAIRLVLPVAPSWILTAISVFSLVTASYGAGMAAVQQQARRFFVFLFLSNASLVLVGMELHTSLSLTGSLFLWLSAALSLSGLGLTIRALEARFGRLSLSRFSGLYDHSPALAVCFLVTGLGCVGFPGTLGFVGMELLVEGAMGASPATATAIVLTAAINGIAIMRAYFLLFSGGRHLSTLSLAITTPERCAAITLSVLILGGGLYPQAGTASLYRAAESALKDSAAHRLTSQANKESAHTEPDQLRDSRMHLPSWMPGPTSRNGP
- a CDS encoding VTC domain-containing protein, encoding MALDPHTAHDLENYFASIMQYDPYAAQAADRAYRVTTLYTDTDQFDVLHRTASRKRRKFRLRRYGREACVYLERKSRHQSRVRKKRTVVGAEQTIELAQEATIPTWAGRWFHQSIRRQGLRPVCVIGYRRSALIGASEFGPIRVTFDRDLTAMRTDSWSICGHETVSGSPFSTRTICEFKFPGALPCLFKDVLDRFRFVPGRFSKYRSAAQVLGLATSTVGGEQHA